ATAACCAGTATTTCCTGCAAAATCCTCTACACAACGAACAAGCATCCTTGCAAGACCATTCCTCCTGTAATCCTTATCAACCATCAATCTCCAGATACTTGCAGTATCCTCTTTTGAGTAAATACCTTTGAAAAATTCAAAATCCTTATCATATGGCCTAATAGCAACAGTAGCAACAATTTTTTCACCGTCGAAAGCAACAAATAAATTACTGTTAGCAGGAGCAATATAATACTCAGTTAAACCGAATATATCATAATGAAACCTAGGTTTTGGTCCGATATGATATTCAAGGTTAATCTGATTAAATAAAAAATCTTTTACTGAGTTAATTTCTGATTCATCATCTTTGATTTCTCTAATTTCTATGTCCATAATATCACAAATTTTTTAAAAAAAAAAATAACAAGAGAATAGTTAAATTTCCCTTATTCTTGAGCAGTTTCAGGATTAAGCAATTTTTCAACATTTTCCCCGATTAAATCAAATAACAATACGACAAGCAATAAAGATACACCAGGGTAAAATGCTAACCACCAATAACCTGAAGACAAATAATGCATAGATTCTGACAATATAACACCAATTGCAGGCTCATGAGGAGGTAATCCAAATCCTAAAAATGTGATTGCCGCTTCATGCATGATTGCATGAGGAAACATTAATATTA
This sequence is a window from uncultured Methanobrevibacter sp.. Protein-coding genes within it:
- a CDS encoding GNAT family N-acetyltransferase, with translation MDIEIREIKDDESEINSVKDFLFNQINLEYHIGPKPRFHYDIFGLTEYYIAPANSNLFVAFDGEKIVATVAIRPYDKDFEFFKGIYSKEDTASIWRLMVDKDYRRNGLARMLVRCVEDFAGNTGYCRIYLHTHRYLESGLPFWKSVGYEITVEEDDYDETTHMVKNLK